ATTATGCCGAAAAGCGTAGACGTATAGGCGCTCATTAAACCAATGTTCGACCACCCCATGGTAATCACAATCAATGAAAGGACTGTGCCGCTTAAGCCTACATACAATCCAAAATCAAACAGGTGATCCTCGTTTTCTAAAAGCTTAACTTTGGTGGATGCATCCGCAGCCATCTTTTTAATTTTGTGAATATTATTCCTCCCCAGAAAATAGAGGAACATTTGAAGAAAGAAAAAAAAGATCGTGAATGCAAGTGAAATAAAATTCATACCCGTAGCTCCTTTTATGGATGATGCAGAGTTAAAGAGATTATCCGAAACAGCATTGCTTAACTTTAATACAGGAAGATCGGGCAGGATCAGTGGTCCTCTTTCAAATCCAATCAATAAAATAAGGGTGCACAAAACACCAATACTTATAAATAATAAATAGTAACTGACTTGTAATCGAACAGTTAAGATAGCAACTGAAAACAGAAAGAGGAAGATTGAAACAAACGTGAACAAGGTCTTTAAACCAAAGGCGTAGTTGGGATCAGCTGCATGGATAGTATTAAACCAGGCAATGGGATAATAATCATTTGATACGAACCGTGGCCAGTCAGCGCCAATGCCTCTTTGATGTTCCAACAAAAACGTAAATGCCTCAGGGCTCAGTTTATGCGCCTGCAAGAGCGTGTCGATTCCCGTTGTTTGCCATCTTGCGAGATAATTGAAGAAGCTTGGCGTTGTATCCGGACTAAGATGTTGTGCGATTTTTAAAAGATTTGCAGATTGGTCTGGCATTTTCTGTAAAAAAGCGGCAAATGTGCCCAAAGAACTGCTTTGATTTGATAAACGCACAAATATGCCAAGCTCTTCCAGTGAGAGTCGTTTGGATAAGTACAGAAGGCTCAGAGCAGATTTCTCGAAGGATCCCCATTCCTTTTCCGCAGCTTCTATGAGCTCATTTTCAAGATGATTTTGCAACTCTAATGAAATGTCTCCCGTTTCCAGCAGAATTGAAAATAGGAGAAAGAGAATCTTTGTCGGCCTGCCTCTTAAATCGCTCAGCGGGTATAGAAGCTGTGCCTTTCGCCCTTCCTGCCAGCCACAGAGCTGCTGATAAAACAAATGACCTTTAGCCTTAAGCATGCGCATGGCCTTTTGTTCTGCTTCAGGGTAGACAAGTGTGGAGAACACCGGCTTTTTTGTTAAAAAATTAAATGCCTCTTGTCTAGATTGAACGGTCTGCAACGTTGAGACTTTTACGCTTTCAGGCTCCAGGGCATTCAAAAGTGATTCAGGGAACGTAGTAATCCGAGCGGGAGCATTTATTGAGAATAAAAAGAGCGGAATTGAAACTACAAGGCCAAAACATCCTGCAACAATGGTGAAAATTTTTGATCGCATGGCATGTATAGATAAAATATTTGCATTGTATTTTTTATTTCCGCTATTTTCAGGTTAATTCACTCAAGAATCAAGCAAAAAAATTATAAGAATTTGCTTTTTCCGGAGGAGCATTAAACGATTTATCTGAGGAAATTGCCCAACAGTGCGTTTGTGTGTTTACAACAGACCGTTTGAAAATCAAGGACATGATAGGATGGATTGTATTGGAAAGGAAATGAAATACTATGGGAACTAATATCTTTATTCTCTCTTTTGAATATTCCTCCTTTGCACTTCAGGAATCACCCTAAAAACCTTTTCCTCAAAAACACCCGAACCCTTACATATTGAAACCCTAAACCTGCTTTTTACCCGGGTACATCTGAGATAAAAAACAGACTCATTCTACATAAACAAGCGCCCCGGTTTTACAGGCTTCTACACAGGCAAGCGTATCGTATCCTCTGCAGTCATCACAGTTAAAGGCAATATTAAGTTCCGGATCCTTTGTTATCGCGCCAAAAGGACATGCCGTCACACAGGCCCAACAACCGGTACACTTTTCCTTGTCGATAACCACATTCCCATCCTCATATCGTATTATGGCATCATATTCACAGGAGGCCATACATTTTGGATTTGCACAATTCTGACATACCGTCATGTGGGGTTTATCTTTTCTTACAGACACCTGCAACCGGTAATGTGATTTGGGGTTTTCTCCAAAGGCATCATAGATATTTTTCGATACAGAGTGTCTTACTGAGCACTCCATCATACATTGTTTGCAGGTTACACACTTGTCCTTTATGAATTTCTTTTTTACTCTTACCATTTCTTAAATGCTCCATAAATTTGCTAAAGTAATCAAAGTATTAATATTTTATACAAGGGCATGTCAAGTCGCAACAAAAAATAGAAAATAGCTAAGATTGTTTTTCCTGATCAAATACTGTCGGAGCGACTATCCTTTTTAACCCGGCGCCTTTGGCCGCATCCATGACATCAATAACCACGCCATAGGGAACATTTTTATCCGCACGCAAAACAAGGGTCTTATCGTCCTGATCGACAAAAGCCCTTTTCAATGTCGAAACGAGGTCCTTTCTTTCTATATGTTTTTCCTGAAAAAAGAGCGTTCCCTCTCGTGAAATAGTCAGGACCTGCTTTTCCAACTTACTGGCAGATGCATGTATTGTCGAAGGAAGTTCAAGTTTAATATTAGGTTGTTCTATAAAAGTGGAAGTAACCAAAAAAAATAAAAGAATGATAAACAACATATCCACAAGTGGCGTAAGGTTTATGAAAGACTTTGAAGAAGATTTTTCCCTGAATCGCATTGTATTTATTACCTGTAAAAGATATTTTTATAAAGAAACCCTGAAAACTCCCGGATATCAATTTGACAGATTCCGCCCTTATTCGATTTTCTGGTTTTGCACCTTTCCGGTTGCTGAGTTAACATAATTGATATTATTTATTTATCGCTTCCGCTCTTTACAACTTCATTTTTTTATCAACGTCTTTTGACGGATAGAGTGTATTGAGAAGCCCCAGGGTGAGTTCCTCAATTTCCAATACGATGGCGTCCACTTTTTTGTCAAAATAATTATATGCAACGAGCGACGGGATTGCAATACTGAGCCCAAACACCGTCGTACGAATGGCGACGGCAAGCCCCCCCGCAAATGCCTTGGCGTGTCCAAGTCCAAGCTCCGATATGATTCCAAAAATGTCTTCCAAACCAAGCACCGTACCTAATAACCCTAATAAAGGGGCTACGGCAGTAATAACCTCTAAAAGCCATAGTCTCTTTTCAAGTACTTTTGTTTCCTGTCTGCCAGTTGCCTGAATATCTATATATTTTTCTTCACGGGTAAGATGTTTATTGGCAAGAATTTTCCGTAAAAGATTAGAAAACGGACCACCTATTACCTCACATTTGGAAATGGCAAGGGGAATATCCGCAGGACCTCGTATCGCTTCAATCGTCTGAACGATTTCAGGTTTCAGAATCTTGTTTCTACGTAAATTTATTGTTCTCTCCAAAATTACCGCCAGGGACAAAATAGAACAAATGAGTAACGGTATCATTATGGGACCAGCGCCTAATAACCACTCCAAAGTTTTACTCCTTTCTTATTCCGTTCGATGAAAATAATTAAAAAAAATAAAAATTAAACCGCACATCCACTGAAGATTCCTTAATTTCCGGCGGAAAGGGGTTCAACGGAGCCGCCTTTTTTATAGAAGATATAAGCCTGGAAGCAAGTTGAAAGTTACCCGCATCGTCTATAATTTTAACCTCGGCAAGAGAACCATCCGGCAGGACCTTAAACTCCACGACGACCGGTTTGTCGTCTTTGGTCTCCAATTTTATCTCCGCCCGGGTTCCATATCCGAGGAACCAAAATAATGATATTCTGTCTCTAATATGCTTAAAATAAGCAGCATAATCGTGTTTCTTTACATTAAAGGATGATGCTCCCGGAATTGCGGCATTTGATATTGTATCTTCAAAGAGCACGGGATCCTTATTTGACCCCTCTGATTTTGCATTGAGACGCAGTGAAACCTTCGGCTGTTGTAATTCTTCCCGGCTATCCTGCTCTTGAAAGGCATCCTCAATTTCAGGTTGGGATTCAATGTCCGGCAATTCCGATGAAAACAATGGTATTTCCGGTGCATCCAATGGTCTTGAAGTCTCTTCATTCACTCTTTTTGTGTGTTCCTTCCCTTCTTTCTCTGACTTTTTTTCCTCAAGAGAAGCAAGCGGTGGTTCTTTCTCTTTTTCCGTCTCCTCCTCCCCCCCCTCAATCAGATCATCCTGTTTTTCCGGGAACAAAACCCCTTCCTGGTTAGGAAGAGGTTCCACGGTATTGTCTTGAATAACACCCTTCCCCACTGTGAGCCGTTCCTTTTTCTGCTTTTGGATTGATTTTTCTGTTACTATTGGCTTTTCCTGCTCAAATAACTCCGTCTCATCAAAAGTCTCAACCCTGTCTTCAGGAGAAGTTTTAAACGGCACATCTTGAACTGCGCGTTTTGCCCTGTCTTTTGCCACTGTGACATGGCGTTGCGCATTGTTTTTTTCCTGAAACGACTCTACAACTTTGGATGCCAGCGCCGTTGATTCCTGAGCCTGCTGTGGTTGTTGTTTTTCTTCACTGAAGAAACCTGTCTCTCCTTTACCCAGCAGCGGCGCATTAGAAGACCCTTCAGCGCGAGGCTCATCATTGACCGGTTGTTTTTCGTCGAAAAAACTATCTTTTGCCAGAGAACCTTTTTCGCCTATTTTATCCGTTTCTCCTGTTGGCTCTTCATCTTCCAGGTTCCCCGAAGTATCAGCAAACGTTTTACGTTTTTTTTCGATAAGTTTCTGTTTTTCTTTATCACGTTCAGGTTGTATCGTATCCGTATCAGATCTCTTTTCTTTTTGATCTTGCGCATCTTCAAATTCTAACAGCACCTCATACTCACCTGACTCACGGATAAAACTATCACGAAGCGATCTGAGACCAAATATCTGGCCTGCCTGCGGTGACAGGAAAATAAGAATGCCATGTATAATCGAAGATATCGCAATAAGAGAGACAAACAGATTTTTACGAAAAAAGGATTTCTGGGATT
Above is a genomic segment from Candidatus Brocadiaceae bacterium containing:
- a CDS encoding biopolymer transporter ExbD, with product MRFREKSSSKSFINLTPLVDMLFIILLFFLVTSTFIEQPNIKLELPSTIHASASKLEKQVLTISREGTLFFQEKHIERKDLVSTLKRAFVDQDDKTLVLRADKNVPYGVVIDVMDAAKGAGLKRIVAPTVFDQEKQS
- a CDS encoding TonB C-terminal domain-containing protein — encoded protein: MFIKSQKSFFRKNLFVSLIAISSIIHGILIFLSPQAGQIFGLRSLRDSFIRESGEYEVLLEFEDAQDQKEKRSDTDTIQPERDKEKQKLIEKKRKTFADTSGNLEDEEPTGETDKIGEKGSLAKDSFFDEKQPVNDEPRAEGSSNAPLLGKGETGFFSEEKQQPQQAQESTALASKVVESFQEKNNAQRHVTVAKDRAKRAVQDVPFKTSPEDRVETFDETELFEQEKPIVTEKSIQKQKKERLTVGKGVIQDNTVEPLPNQEGVLFPEKQDDLIEGGEEETEKEKEPPLASLEEKKSEKEGKEHTKRVNEETSRPLDAPEIPLFSSELPDIESQPEIEDAFQEQDSREELQQPKVSLRLNAKSEGSNKDPVLFEDTISNAAIPGASSFNVKKHDYAAYFKHIRDRISLFWFLGYGTRAEIKLETKDDKPVVVEFKVLPDGSLAEVKIIDDAGNFQLASRLISSIKKAAPLNPFPPEIKESSVDVRFNFYFF
- a CDS encoding 4Fe-4S binding protein → MVRVKKKFIKDKCVTCKQCMMECSVRHSVSKNIYDAFGENPKSHYRLQVSVRKDKPHMTVCQNCANPKCMASCEYDAIIRYEDGNVVIDKEKCTGCWACVTACPFGAITKDPELNIAFNCDDCRGYDTLACVEACKTGALVYVE
- a CDS encoding MotA/TolQ/ExbB proton channel family protein, with the protein product MEWLLGAGPIMIPLLICSILSLAVILERTINLRRNKILKPEIVQTIEAIRGPADIPLAISKCEVIGGPFSNLLRKILANKHLTREEKYIDIQATGRQETKVLEKRLWLLEVITAVAPLLGLLGTVLGLEDIFGIISELGLGHAKAFAGGLAVAIRTTVFGLSIAIPSLVAYNYFDKKVDAIVLEIEELTLGLLNTLYPSKDVDKKMKL